The DNA window CGTCTCCGACGCGCGCGACGGCGCTGGTGTGGATACCACCATGACCTTGCTTGACTGGAAACGGGGCATCCCACAATCGGTCTACTACGGAGACGGTGCCATGGAGCTGGCGACAGTGAATGATCAGGGTTGGATCACGCAGTACGCCGATGCCAATGGCTTCCCGCGCAGCTTCGCCTATGACGCCATGGGCCGGCTGGCACGCAAGGACCTGCCGCAGGGCGACACAGTGGCATGGAACCCGACCCTGTCCGCCTTCGAGGCGGTGCCGTATGAAGAGTACGGGTTACCGGCTGGTCACTGGCGCGGCAGCAGCCGGACGGGCAACTGGCGCAAACAGGTGTACTACGACGCGCTCTGGCGCCCGGTCGTGACCGTCGAGGAGGACCTCGCCAACCCACAGGCCACGCAGCGGTGGGTCGCAACCCGCTACGACGACATGGGTCGAGTATCCTTCACCTCCTATCCTCGAAACCTCCATCAGGAAGGATCTGCCAACTACACCGATGCGGGCCTTCAAGGCATTTACACCGTCTCCGATCTGTTCGGGCGGCCGCTCACCGTCCAGCAGGACTCCGAACTTGGCCTATTGACGACCCGGAACGAGTACCTGACCGGCTTCCAGACCCGTACAACCTCACCAAAGGGGCAGAAGACCACCATTCGGTACATGGCCTTTGACAAGCCCGACACCGGATTGCCCGTCTTCATCGACGAACCCGGTGGCGTCATCACCACCATCGAGCGGGACGCCTACGGAAAGCCGCTGGAGATTTCGCGCAGCGGGGGTGTGCAATGAGGGCTCAGCAGGTGTTGCAGCGCTCGTGGGGCGAAAGACTCTTTGCCAAAGCCTTGCTCTTGGCTTCGCTGATGCTGGCTGTCAGCGACGTCATGGCCCAGGCGTCGTTGGAGCTGACTGCACCCGGCGGGACGACGTTCACAAGCCCGTCCGGCTTCGATCTCATGCTCGTCGCCAACGATGGATCCACAGGCAACACATTCGAGCAGGTGGAGTTCTACTGGTTGACCCGAAACGGGGATCGCATCGACTTCGACCAGGTAATGCCGTCGCGCATTTATCACGAATCAGGGCTTCCGTCCGGCGTGTATCAATACTCGCTGGAAGGTCGTGCCATGTACCGCGATGCCCGCGGGAATGAACGCTACAAATCGATCCTCCCGATTCCAAGACTGACCGTTACTGTTCTTGCGGGCTATGGCGGAATCACCGCCTCGGCCTCGTCCTGCACCATTCCCTGGGGCCAGTCGAGCTGCCCCGTCACCATCAACTGGACGTCGAACGCGCCTGCCGCCCAGGTCTTCATGTCCGCGTTGGACAACAGCAACATGCAACTCGTGGGCCAGGGCCAGTCCGGCGCAATCACCGCTTCCGTCACCCCGGCCGGTCAGCGCTTCCATCTGCGCAATGGCGCAGCCACATTTGCCACGACGGAAGCGCGTGGTATCGCCACGGTCAATCAGGCACCGACAATCAGCATTGCGACACCGACAGCCGGTGCCATGTTCCCGGCGGGTGCAAGCGTGCCCATCAGCGCCTCCGCCGCTGACAGCGACGATGGTGTCGGACGTGTGGACCTCAAGGTTGACGGGACCACCGTTGCTAGCCTCACGTCACCGCCCTACTCCACCCGGCTGACGACGCTTGCCCCAGGAACGCATACGGTCACCGCCACTGCGATAGACACGCGCGGGACGTCCACCACCTCAGCGCCAGTCAGCATCAGCGTGTCCACGATACCCGGCACAACTCTGACGCGACGCTACGTCTACGACTCGCATCAACGTCTCTGCAAGTCCATTGAGCCCGAGACAGGCTCGACGGTGATGGGCTATGACGCAGCAGGCAATCTCGCGTGGAGTGCTGCCGGTCTCGATCTGCCCAGCACCACCAGCTGCGACCTGGCGGCGGCCGAAGCCAGCGGCCGCGCGGTACGTCGGACCTATGATGCGCGCAACCGCATTGCAACGCTGCGCTTCCCTGACCGCAACGGGGATGTGGACTATCAATATACCCCCGACGGGCTCGTGCAGCAGACTACGGCCTACAACGATAGTGGGACCACAACCGCGACGAGCAGCTACCAGTACAACAAGCTCAGGCTGCTGTCGGGAGAATCGCTTGCCCAGACGGGGGCCACTACCCGTAGCATTGGCTACGGCTACAGCCCGAACGGCCATCTTGCCGGCCAGACCTACCCCAGCGGCCGCTACATTGACTACGCCCCGAATGCCATGGGTCAGGCGACCCGGGCTGGCGACTATGCATCTGGCGTGAGCTACTACCCTAACGGTGGGATCAAGCAGTTCACGTATGGAAACGGGGTGGTTCACACCACGACGCAAAACGCGAGGCGACTGCCGTGGCGGAGTGTAGACAGCAACATCATTGGCTTCGAGACTACGCTTGATGCCAATGGAAACGTGATCGCCATCGCAGACCTGCAGTTGGGTGCGACCTATGGCAGGCAGATGCAGTACGATGATCGAAATCGGCTAATTGCAGCCGGAAGTGCGATGTTTGGTGGTGATGGCTGGCATCGATTTTCTTATGATGCGCTCGACAACATTCGTAGTTGGTCTCTTGGCGGAGTGAAGGCTGACCAGTACTGGTTCGACGCGAAGAACAGGCTAACCAATGTCCGGAACGAGTATGGGGCAACGACTGCTGGCCTTTCCTACGATCTTCAAGGAAACCTTCACACCAAGAATGGCCGGGAATACTCTTTCGATTACGGAAACCGTCTCAGGGCAGTAGTTGGAAGTGCAAGCTACCGATACAACGCCGCAGGGCTACGCGTGCTGTCCACTGATTCCAACGGTGCAAAGGAGGAATCGTTTTACAGCACCGCAGGGCAACTACTCAGCGAGATTGACGAGCTTGGCGGGTCTTTCACGGAGACGATCTACCTCTCCGGCAGCGCCATCGTCCAGCTTCAGGGAAGCACGGTTGGAACTGCGGTGGTGTACCAACACACGGACCCACAGGGCAGCCCAACAGCAAGCTCCGGACCATCTGGACAGCTGCTGCAGCGCACCCACTACGAGCCGTACGGAAAGCCCATCAATCGAGTTGTAGACGGCATCGGCTACGCCGGCCACAAAATGGACGCGGACATCGATCTGTCGTACATGCAGCAACGGTACTACGATCCTAATCTGGCGAGGTTTCTAAGCGCAGATCCAGAATCGGTAGACCTCGGCAGTGGCCGCAACTTCAATAGATTCAAGTATGGAAACAACAGCCCCTACACGTTCGTAGATCCGGACGGACGTGCCGAGTCGCCGTACTTGATGCGCCTGATAATACCGGGTCAAGTCACCTGGGATAACGGGGTTACCGCTGCCGAGCAGGGCGACTATCCAATGGCCATCGCTCTTGGGGCGACGGCAATTGCTGAGGCGGGAATGGCCGTCGTCACGCTGGGCCAAGGAAGCGCGATCATGAACTCCAGTCGCGCGGTGGCTCAAGAGATTGCAGCCGTAAGCGCAGCACGCAATGCGGCTCAAGCAGCAAGGAATGCAAAGGCAGAAGGGGGCGCAGTGGCCGGACTTGTGACTGAGGCCGGCGAAGTTTTCACTGGTGCAAGCACAAAAGCAGGCGGCCCCGGAATTGCCACAAACAGGACGGTTTCAGACGCGGCCGAACAGCTGGCCCAAAGTGAGAGAAGCGCTGTCCATGGTTGCTGCGCTGAGATAAATGCAATGAGTAACGCCGCAAATGCTGGCGCTAAACTCAAGGGCTCTAGATTGGCGACTGTGCGCGTGAGTGGCGGAGGCAAGAACAAGTTGATGACCCCTTGTGCCACCTGCCAAGCCGTAGCTGATAAGTTGGGCGTTGTCACAGTGTCCCCACCCCTCAAGCCATAGGTTTCCCGATGAACCAAGAATCACCCTCTTCAATTGGTCTCGAAGAGCTGCGCAGGCAGCTAGACGCCGCACTCGAGGATGGTGCTTTAGATCAGGACGTACGAGCCGCCGCTCTAACAGCGCTTGAGTTCTGCGAACTACTTAGCGACCAGCTAGACGAAGATCAGCGAAATGCATGCCATGCAGCCCAGCAGTTCTGGATGGAAGGAAGTACTGATGCACGCATTCACTGGCTTAGCATTTATTCGAAGAGGCTTGATGCCGCGGGAAAGCTGTCTGATCTAGACAGGCTCATTTGGTGTTCCTTGAACTCCAATACAGGCATGTCCGACCACATGGCTGAGTTCCTGGTACTTCTGGGAAGAGACGTTGGCCTGGAACCAGCAGAAATGAAATCTGTTTTCTCCAAGCACATTCCCAACCTCGATGGCTATTGAGCTAGATACATGACCAGCGACACGAGCGCATTCGTTCTATACACCTGAACCTTTCGATAGTCTTTCGCTGCGCGGTGCTACTTCTGGAAGGAGCGCTACCGGCGGTCATCCACCCACTGAAAGGCACTCCGGACTAACGCAGAGCATGCTCATGAAGCGATTTTTTACAGTGACAGTCTTGATGCTGTCTGCCTGCGCCGGCACGAGCCCAACGAAGGCCGATGCAGTAAGTAACGCTCTGGAGTCGACGCTCGTCGATGCAGTCATTATCACCCGGTCCGCCACCCCTCCGTTCACCGGCGTCGTGAAGACATGGATAGCCTTGACGGCACGAGTGGATGGTCGCTCTGTTGAGGTTCTCATTCCATACTTCAGCGAAACACAGGACATTCCTCAGGTCGGAGAAGTGTGCAGCATTGGTGTCGTGAAAGAGGAAGCCAATGGCATTGCGGGCAACAGGATGATCAACGGAGTGTTTAGCATAGTCACCAAAGCCGGGTGTGATAATTGACCGTCCATTTGCGCGAGTTCACGCAGAGAAACTTTCCTCATATTCGTTCAGAGTATCCCTAACTGCGGATCAGCGAAGTGCTCGACGTTGGCGGCTGGCTGACCCGTGCGGCGTTTACTCCCGGCCTGATGATCGG is part of the Stenotrophomonas oahuensis genome and encodes:
- a CDS encoding RHS repeat-associated core domain-containing protein, with amino-acid sequence MLQRSWGERLFAKALLLASLMLAVSDVMAQASLELTAPGGTTFTSPSGFDLMLVANDGSTGNTFEQVEFYWLTRNGDRIDFDQVMPSRIYHESGLPSGVYQYSLEGRAMYRDARGNERYKSILPIPRLTVTVLAGYGGITASASSCTIPWGQSSCPVTINWTSNAPAAQVFMSALDNSNMQLVGQGQSGAITASVTPAGQRFHLRNGAATFATTEARGIATVNQAPTISIATPTAGAMFPAGASVPISASAADSDDGVGRVDLKVDGTTVASLTSPPYSTRLTTLAPGTHTVTATAIDTRGTSTTSAPVSISVSTIPGTTLTRRYVYDSHQRLCKSIEPETGSTVMGYDAAGNLAWSAAGLDLPSTTSCDLAAAEASGRAVRRTYDARNRIATLRFPDRNGDVDYQYTPDGLVQQTTAYNDSGTTTATSSYQYNKLRLLSGESLAQTGATTRSIGYGYSPNGHLAGQTYPSGRYIDYAPNAMGQATRAGDYASGVSYYPNGGIKQFTYGNGVVHTTTQNARRLPWRSVDSNIIGFETTLDANGNVIAIADLQLGATYGRQMQYDDRNRLIAAGSAMFGGDGWHRFSYDALDNIRSWSLGGVKADQYWFDAKNRLTNVRNEYGATTAGLSYDLQGNLHTKNGREYSFDYGNRLRAVVGSASYRYNAAGLRVLSTDSNGAKEESFYSTAGQLLSEIDELGGSFTETIYLSGSAIVQLQGSTVGTAVVYQHTDPQGSPTASSGPSGQLLQRTHYEPYGKPINRVVDGIGYAGHKMDADIDLSYMQQRYYDPNLARFLSADPESVDLGSGRNFNRFKYGNNSPYTFVDPDGRAESPYLMRLIIPGQVTWDNGVTAAEQGDYPMAIALGATAIAEAGMAVVTLGQGSAIMNSSRAVAQEIAAVSAARNAAQAARNAKAEGGAVAGLVTEAGEVFTGASTKAGGPGIATNRTVSDAAEQLAQSERSAVHGCCAEINAMSNAANAGAKLKGSRLATVRVSGGGKNKLMTPCATCQAVADKLGVVTVSPPLKP